One genomic segment of Synechocystis sp. LKSZ1 includes these proteins:
- the cysH gene encoding phosphoadenosine phosphosulfate reductase has product MIDLTLAQEQLAAAKAEEIVTWAVDTFGDGLVMSTSFGIQAAVMLHLVTRIAPDIPVIWIDTGYLPAETYQFAESLSQRLNLNLKVYQSPLSPARMEALYGKLWQQKEVEALNRYDQIRKVEPMQRALRELGATAWLAGLRRDQTQHRQQLQPVVLQGDYYKVLPILNWNAKTIYEYLTAHDLPYHPYFDQGYVSVGDWHSSRPLMADDTNERDTRFHGLKQECGLHLPLSPGVGQSLDSSTL; this is encoded by the coding sequence ATGATTGATTTAACCTTGGCCCAGGAACAATTAGCGGCGGCCAAGGCGGAGGAGATTGTGACCTGGGCCGTGGACACCTTTGGCGACGGGTTAGTGATGAGTACCAGCTTTGGCATTCAGGCCGCTGTGATGTTACATCTGGTGACTCGCATTGCACCGGATATTCCGGTAATTTGGATTGACACCGGCTACTTGCCCGCCGAAACCTATCAATTTGCTGAAAGCTTAAGCCAACGGTTAAACCTTAATCTCAAGGTCTATCAATCCCCCCTCAGCCCGGCCCGTATGGAGGCCCTGTATGGTAAGCTCTGGCAACAAAAAGAGGTCGAGGCCCTGAACCGTTACGACCAAATTCGCAAGGTGGAACCCATGCAACGGGCCCTGCGGGAATTGGGGGCCACAGCCTGGTTAGCCGGATTACGGCGGGATCAAACCCAGCATCGTCAACAGTTACAACCGGTGGTTCTCCAGGGTGACTACTATAAGGTTCTGCCGATCCTGAATTGGAACGCAAAAACCATTTATGAATATTTAACGGCCCATGACCTCCCCTACCATCCCTACTTTGACCAGGGTTATGTCTCGGTGGGGGATTGGCATTCCAGTCGGCCCTTGATGGCCGATGATACCAACGAGCGCGATACTCGCTTCCATGGCCTCAAGCAGGAATGCGGCCTCCATTTACCCCTCAGTCCAGGGGTGGGCCAAAGTCTGGATTCCAGTACGCTGTAG